A portion of the Gigantopelta aegis isolate Gae_Host chromosome 10, Gae_host_genome, whole genome shotgun sequence genome contains these proteins:
- the LOC121384808 gene encoding glutathione gamma-glutamylcysteinyltransferase-like has protein sequence MANPNSSHHQLQLYRRPLPDTCISFTSELGKKLFCESLSSGHMNCYFKLAAQFSTQDDTAYCGPTSLVVVLNALAVDPNKLWKSPWRWYDERTLECDSGTPLRFVQRHGMTLDQLASMARLNGLNETVTHLREVVSLDAVRTLVREYCTRDDAFLVFNFSRTVLHQTGGGHISPMGGYHPGRDLVLILDVARFKYPPYWTPLPLVFEAMKKVDHVSGKPRGFIELSRLEDPPLVLFKLAAGLRVTPGSPQLQTVTSFVQRWQAWLLAHYENWTRSPTSSPAILYEGCLEFIQALLSLDDDVPLLTTQSHDECPTDKTLCQESFHLSLIIQIEKLPVYNTVKSIFTRIARKQKDKLKRIFPVARGHCELNCVIYNQLDSEHFVTFLLACWPHPCANGVYSDRLTLNKFMFADLTNDVIQTELITVSKHLYVVFRDRMCK, from the exons ATGGCAAATCCAAACTCTTCCCATCACCAGCTTCAACTCTACCGGCGGCCATTACCCGATACCTGCATTTCGTTTACCTCGGAGCTGGGAAAGAAGCTGTTCTGCGAGTCCCTGTCGTCCGGTCACATGAACTGCTACTTCAAACTGGCCGCTCAGTTCAGTACCCAGGACGACACCGCGTACTGCGGGCCCACGTCGCTCGTGGTCGTCCTGAACGCGCTGGCCGTGGATCCCAACAAGCTGTGGAAGTCGCCGTGGCGTTGGTATGACGAAAGAACGCTGGAGTGTGACAGCGGCACCCCGCTGAGATTCGTGCAGCGTCACGGCATGACGCTCGACCAGCTGGCCAGCATGGCGCGTCTCAACGGCCTCAATGAGACGGTCACCCATCTCAGAGAGGTGGTCAGCCTGGACGCGGTCAGAACACTCGTTAGAGAATATTGTACACGCGACGACGCTTTCCTCGTGTTTAACTTCTCCAGGACGGTTCTGCATCAGACAGGGGGTGGGCACATCTCACCTATGGGCGGATACCATCCTGGCAGAGATCTAGTTCTAATACTGGACGTGGCCAGATTCAAATACCCCCCATATTGGACACCGCTGCCCCTCGTGTTTGAGGCGATGAAGAAAGTGGATCATGTCTCAG GAAAACCGAGAGGATTCATTGAGTTATCAAGACTTGAAGATCCTCCCCTGGTGCTGTTCAAACTAGCTGCTGGTCTGAGAGTGACTCCGGGATCACCGCAGCTCCAGACAGTGACGTCATTCGTTCAGAGATGGCAGGCCTGGCTGCTGGCACACTATGAGAACTGGACGAGGAGCCCGACCAGCAGTCCGGCCATCTTGTATGAAGGATGCCTGGAATTTATCCAAGCGTTGCTGTCCTTGGATGACGACGTCCCTCTGCTGACAACCCAGTCACACGACGAGTGCCCTACAGACAAGACACTTTGCCAGGAGAGTTTTCACTTGAGTCTAATCATTCAGATCGAAAAGTTACCTGTTTATAACACGGTAAAGTCGATATTCACGCGTATCGCTCGCAAACAAAAGGACAAGCTAAAGCGAATATTTCCAGTTGCACGTGGCCACTGTGAACTGAACTGTGTCATATACAACCAGCTGGATTCAGAACACTTTGTGACATTTCTTCTGGCCTGCTGGCCTCACCCTTGCGCAAATGGTGTATACTCTGACAGGCTGACATTAAACAAATTCATGTTTGCCGATCTAACAAATGACGTCATCCAGACGGAACTTATCACAGTTAGTAAACATTTGTATGTCGTCTTTCGCGACAGAATGTGCAAGTAA